Proteins found in one uncultured Desulfuromonas sp. genomic segment:
- the nifN gene encoding nitrogenase iron-molybdenum cofactor biosynthesis protein NifN, whose protein sequence is MGEIIHKNTKPLQVNPFRLTQPMGAVLAFLGVDQCMPLMHGAQGCTSFTKVFMTRHFCEPIAIQTTAVSDAVAVLDGGDYSISEAVKNITGKISPSLVGLHTTGLPETKGDDIRGVSKLIDFPLVYVNTPDYEGAMESGWALTTKALIDQLTEEQSAINERKVVLLPHVSLTPLEVEKIQQFIAAFGLEVVAVPDLSTSLDGHLGDGQAALSKGGVTVDAIRILADAGHVLTIGDSMRDVAKALQKKNPQVAHEHFPHVNGLDATDALAAHLLKITGMQRPPQQIIRWRQRLQDAMLDSHFSLGQTRFILAGEPDQMAALSQSLYDAGGRIPLCVVSSDSSILDKIKADRVVVGDLEDVEVALDEADVVLSNFHAERLAHHAGKGLMLRGMPNWEQVGNALKVDVLYEGGAYFLCEAANLAEEWRVQHVRRRDEDALKKGCQK, encoded by the coding sequence ATGGGAGAAATAATTCATAAAAATACCAAGCCGTTGCAGGTGAATCCGTTTCGTCTTACCCAACCGATGGGAGCGGTTCTGGCCTTTCTCGGTGTTGATCAATGTATGCCTCTGATGCATGGGGCGCAGGGTTGTACGTCGTTTACCAAGGTGTTCATGACCCGCCATTTTTGTGAGCCCATCGCTATTCAGACCACTGCGGTCAGTGATGCGGTGGCTGTGCTCGATGGTGGCGATTACAGCATCAGTGAAGCGGTGAAAAATATCACCGGAAAAATCTCTCCGTCTCTGGTTGGCCTGCACACCACCGGATTGCCGGAAACCAAGGGCGACGATATTCGCGGCGTGTCGAAATTGATTGATTTTCCCTTGGTTTATGTCAATACGCCGGATTACGAAGGGGCCATGGAAAGTGGCTGGGCGTTAACCACCAAAGCATTGATTGATCAGTTGACCGAAGAGCAGAGCGCCATCAATGAACGCAAGGTGGTGTTGTTGCCGCATGTCAGCCTGACACCGCTGGAGGTGGAGAAGATCCAGCAGTTCATCGCCGCCTTCGGTCTTGAGGTGGTCGCCGTTCCGGATCTGTCCACCTCATTGGATGGCCATCTCGGTGACGGGCAGGCCGCGTTGAGCAAGGGCGGTGTGACGGTTGACGCGATCCGCATTCTAGCCGATGCCGGTCATGTGCTGACCATTGGTGATTCAATGCGTGATGTGGCCAAAGCGCTGCAGAAAAAGAATCCGCAGGTGGCGCATGAGCATTTTCCCCATGTCAATGGGCTGGATGCCACGGACGCCCTGGCCGCGCATCTGTTGAAGATCACCGGCATGCAGCGTCCACCGCAACAGATTATCCGTTGGCGACAGCGGTTGCAGGACGCCATGCTCGACAGCCATTTTTCACTGGGCCAGACCCGGTTTATTCTGGCGGGTGAGCCCGACCAGATGGCGGCCTTGTCCCAATCGCTTTACGATGCCGGGGGGCGGATCCCTTTATGCGTGGTCAGCAGTGATTCGTCGATTCTCGATAAAATCAAAGCGGACCGTGTGGTGGTTGGCGACCTCGAAGATGTTGAAGTGGCATTGGATGAAGCCGACGTCGTGCTGAGTAATTTCCATGCGGAACGGCTGGCGCATCATGCCGGAAAAGGGTTGATGTTACGTGGGATGCCCAACTGGGAGCAGGTGGGTAATGCCCTGAAGGTTGACGTGCTGTACGAAGGAGGCGCGTACTTTTTATGTGAGGCGGCGAATCTGGCCGAAGAATGGCGTGTTCAGCATGTTCGGCGCCGCGACGAAGACGCTTTGAAAAAAGGATGTCAAAAATGA
- a CDS encoding O-acetylhomoserine aminocarboxypropyltransferase/cysteine synthase family protein yields MSTHIETQVLHAGYQPDPTTGSRAVPVYRTSSYQFRDTEHAANLFALKELGNIYTRLMNPTTDVLEQRVAALEGGAGALALASGTSAIFYSIINLAQAGDEIVASSHLYGGSYTQFNDILPQLGIKVVFVDPADPHNFAEAITDKTKAVFTEVIGNPKLDVADIEALATIAHDHGLPLIVDSTFATPYLLRPIDHGADIVIHSLTKWLGGHGAGIGGIVVDAGRFDWTTGKHPLLSEPDPSYHGIRYATDLGELNPLAYILRMRLVPLRNLGACISPDNSWFFLQGIETLPLRMERHSENALKVARFLRDHPQVDWVSYPGLENDPSYAKAQKYLKKGCGAMVVFGIKGGEAAGCRFIEQLHLFSHLANVGDARSLAIHPTSTTHAQLTTEQQAAGGITPELIRLSIGVEHIEDILADLEQALTTTA; encoded by the coding sequence ATGAGCACACACATTGAGACCCAGGTTCTCCACGCGGGCTATCAGCCTGATCCAACCACCGGCAGCCGCGCGGTTCCCGTGTACCGCACCAGTTCCTATCAGTTTCGTGATACCGAACATGCGGCCAATCTGTTTGCCCTCAAAGAGCTGGGCAACATTTATACGCGTCTGATGAACCCGACCACTGATGTGCTGGAACAACGGGTTGCCGCTCTGGAAGGTGGTGCCGGTGCTCTGGCTCTGGCATCGGGCACCAGTGCGATTTTTTACAGCATTATCAATCTGGCCCAGGCCGGTGACGAGATCGTTGCTTCCAGCCATCTTTACGGCGGCAGTTACACCCAGTTCAATGACATCCTGCCGCAATTGGGGATCAAAGTGGTGTTTGTCGACCCGGCCGATCCGCACAATTTTGCCGAAGCCATCACCGACAAGACCAAAGCCGTGTTTACCGAGGTGATTGGCAATCCCAAGCTGGATGTGGCTGATATCGAAGCTCTGGCCACCATTGCCCACGACCACGGCCTGCCGCTGATTGTTGACAGCACCTTTGCCACTCCGTATCTGCTGCGGCCGATTGATCATGGCGCGGATATCGTTATTCACTCGCTGACCAAATGGCTCGGCGGCCATGGTGCCGGCATTGGTGGTATTGTTGTTGATGCCGGTCGCTTTGATTGGACGACGGGCAAGCATCCGTTGCTCAGTGAGCCTGATCCCAGTTACCATGGGATTCGTTATGCGACGGACCTGGGAGAACTCAATCCGCTGGCCTATATTCTGCGCATGAGACTGGTGCCACTGCGCAACCTTGGTGCCTGCATTTCGCCGGATAATTCGTGGTTTTTCCTGCAGGGCATTGAGACCTTGCCACTGCGCATGGAGCGACACAGCGAAAATGCGCTGAAAGTGGCGCGTTTTCTCAGAGACCATCCGCAGGTGGATTGGGTGAGCTATCCCGGTCTGGAAAATGATCCGTCTTACGCCAAGGCGCAGAAATATCTGAAAAAAGGCTGTGGTGCGATGGTTGTCTTTGGTATTAAAGGGGGAGAAGCGGCGGGGTGTCGTTTTATCGAACAGCTGCACCTGTTTTCTCACCTGGCCAATGTTGGCGATGCGCGCAGTCTGGCCATTCATCCCACGTCAACCACCCATGCCCAGTTGACCACCGAGCAGCAGGCGGCTGGTGGTATTACGCCGGAGCTGATTCGTCTGTCGATCGGTGTGGAGCATATCGAAGATATTCTGGCTGATCTGGAGCAGGCTCTGACGACTACAGCTTGA
- the cowN gene encoding N(2)-fixation sustaining protein CowN has product MTVTQEPDRYVSFEGIDCEGNSKLLMCMLKKHLEDPSKNNAFWEMFTDKLGKAERGETVNGIQIDELFLIHAYINNLQEFFEDHEDDVAMALLKKIERECC; this is encoded by the coding sequence ATGACTGTGACTCAAGAACCGGACCGCTATGTGTCCTTCGAAGGGATCGATTGTGAAGGCAACTCGAAACTGTTGATGTGCATGCTGAAAAAGCATCTGGAAGACCCCAGTAAAAACAACGCGTTCTGGGAGATGTTTACCGATAAACTCGGCAAGGCCGAACGGGGTGAGACCGTTAATGGCATTCAGATCGATGAGTTGTTCCTGATTCATGCCTACATCAATAATTTGCAGGAGTTTTTCGAAGACCACGAAGATGATGTGGCCATGGCTCTGTTGAAAAAAATTGAACGAGAGTGTTGTTGA